A single region of the Plantactinospora soyae genome encodes:
- a CDS encoding ABC transporter ATP-binding protein, translated as MNTSRPTSAATTDRHDSGTPVLTVDGLTVQFRLRDATVQAVTDLTLTVHPGELVAIVGESGCGKSVLAHALLGLLPRNATVTGRAVLHVPDSGPVDLIGCGERQLATRVRGRRVGLVPQSPATALNPVRTGRRLVEETLRAHGHTRAEAGAGAERVAADVGLDPVDLDRYPHELSGGMAQRLVTALALAPDPALLIADEPTSGLDRPLVDHTLDLLRGRCDSGNAVVLITHDLAAAERVADRIAVMYASRIVEHQPADRFFSAPVHPYSAALLDALPDRAFRPVPGHPPMLTALPTGCAFAPRCPYVTDTCQRQPPLTSYDTGAVACHQPLNSGAPS; from the coding sequence GTGAACACCAGCCGACCCACCAGCGCAGCCACCACCGATCGGCACGACTCCGGCACGCCGGTGCTCACCGTCGACGGCCTCACCGTCCAGTTCCGGCTCCGCGACGCGACCGTGCAGGCCGTCACCGACCTCACCCTCACCGTCCACCCCGGAGAACTGGTCGCCATCGTCGGCGAGTCCGGCTGCGGCAAGTCCGTCCTCGCCCACGCCCTGCTCGGCCTGCTGCCCCGCAACGCCACGGTCACCGGCCGCGCCGTACTCCATGTGCCGGACAGCGGCCCGGTCGACCTGATCGGCTGCGGCGAAAGGCAACTCGCCACCCGGGTACGGGGCCGCCGGGTCGGACTGGTGCCGCAGAGTCCGGCCACCGCGCTCAATCCGGTCCGTACCGGCCGACGACTGGTCGAGGAGACCCTGCGCGCCCACGGGCACACCCGGGCCGAGGCCGGCGCCGGAGCCGAACGGGTCGCCGCCGATGTCGGTCTCGACCCCGTAGACCTGGACCGCTATCCACACGAACTCTCCGGCGGGATGGCGCAACGACTGGTCACCGCCCTCGCGCTCGCCCCGGATCCGGCCCTGCTGATCGCCGACGAACCCACCTCCGGCCTGGACCGGCCACTGGTCGACCACACCCTCGACCTGCTCCGCGGCAGATGCGACAGCGGGAACGCGGTGGTCCTCATCACCCACGACCTCGCCGCCGCCGAACGGGTCGCCGACCGCATCGCCGTCATGTACGCCAGCCGCATCGTCGAACACCAACCCGCCGACCGGTTCTTCAGCGCACCCGTCCACCCGTACAGCGCTGCCCTGCTCGACGCGCTGCCGGATCGGGCCTTCCGCCCGGTCCCGGGCCATCCGCCGATGCTCACCGCCCTGCCGACCGGTTGCGCCTTCGCGCCCCGCTGCCCGTACGTCACCGACACCTGCCAACGCCAACCCCCGCTGACGTCGTACGACACCGGCGCGGTCGCCTGCCACCAACCGTTGAACTCCGGAGCACCGTCGTGA
- a CDS encoding ABC transporter ATP-binding protein yields the protein MTAAPAHLTAHEVTAGYGRQVVLDRVSLRIARGETVGLRGPSGGGKSTLVRVLALLHRPIHGQVSIDGTPVTGTRYAVPVAVRTRIAVLFQSPRAAADPRLSLTDLIAEPLRATRHPEHEVRQRVAELAELVGLTSDLLTRRPHAVSDGQLQRACLARGLIHRPDYLLCDEATAMLDASTQAHVAAVITDYQQTHRAGVLLITHDPALMTRWADRVADLAPTDNSAQQR from the coding sequence GTGACCGCAGCACCAGCACACCTCACCGCCCACGAGGTCACCGCCGGCTACGGCCGCCAGGTGGTACTGGACCGGGTCAGCCTGCGGATCGCGCGCGGCGAGACGGTGGGGCTACGCGGACCATCGGGCGGTGGCAAATCCACCCTCGTCCGGGTCCTCGCCCTGCTACACCGCCCGATCCATGGGCAGGTCAGCATCGACGGCACCCCGGTCACCGGTACGCGTTACGCAGTACCGGTCGCCGTCCGTACCCGGATCGCCGTCCTGTTCCAGAGCCCCCGCGCCGCCGCCGACCCACGATTGAGCCTGACCGACCTGATCGCCGAACCACTGCGGGCCACCCGCCACCCCGAGCACGAGGTACGCCAACGGGTCGCCGAACTCGCCGAACTGGTTGGCCTCACTTCCGACCTGCTCACCCGGCGACCACACGCGGTCAGCGACGGCCAACTCCAACGCGCCTGCCTCGCCCGCGGTCTCATCCACCGCCCCGACTACCTGCTCTGCGACGAGGCCACCGCCATGCTCGACGCCTCCACCCAGGCCCACGTCGCCGCCGTCATCACCGACTACCAACAGACCCACCGCGCCGGTGTCCTGCTCATCACCCACGATCCAGCGCTGATGACCCGCTGGGCGGACCGGGTCGCCGACCTCGCACCGACGGACAACTCGGCCCAGCAACGGTGA
- a CDS encoding ABC transporter substrate-binding protein, whose product MRPTPRRLVAMAAAGGLLAVAACSSPATPDASAAGDTFVVATAGEPETLNPVLNYGVDGASLIFDGLVSRDGQNRLVPGLAAELPTVSPDGRTVTAKLRDGVQFHDGSPLTSADVVFTYRTVLDPKVDSTLRSDLEMLESVEAPDASTVVFRLRYAYAPFLQRLTLGVVPAKALTGQDVNKAEFNRRPVGTGPYQVESWTPGDRLVLTANDRYFAGKPTNRRLVVAFVADDNIRAQRMRAGEFDAAELAPKLASGFDSVAGYRVERVPTADYRGVMLPMGNPVTADPAIRRALNLAVDRTAMVNGVLGGAGEPGYGPVPPSSEFVEPAVAGKPTADPAAATALLDGAGWIPGAGGTRVRDGRPARFTLMYPASDSLRKELALAVTADAKKIGIEITPEGLTWDAIDPRLNTDPLIMGYGTPYDPDFVSYKLFGSRFAGQGYFNPGHYTSTVVDQALQEGRDQADPGRRKAAYSTFQKQLATDVPWVYLTYLKHTYVLRDSIDGVTPRVEAHEHDVANSLWWNIHTWTRR is encoded by the coding sequence ATGCGTCCGACCCCCCGACGACTCGTGGCGATGGCCGCCGCCGGTGGCCTGCTCGCCGTCGCGGCCTGCTCGTCACCGGCCACGCCCGACGCCTCGGCCGCTGGTGACACGTTCGTGGTGGCCACCGCCGGCGAACCGGAGACGTTGAATCCAGTGCTCAACTACGGTGTCGACGGCGCGTCGCTGATTTTCGACGGCCTGGTCTCCCGGGATGGACAGAACCGGCTCGTGCCGGGCCTCGCGGCCGAGCTGCCGACGGTGTCGCCGGATGGCAGGACAGTGACCGCGAAGCTGCGCGACGGAGTGCAGTTCCACGACGGCAGCCCGCTCACCTCGGCTGATGTCGTCTTCACGTACCGGACGGTGTTGGACCCGAAGGTGGACTCGACGCTCCGGTCCGATCTGGAGATGCTGGAGTCGGTGGAGGCACCGGACGCCTCGACGGTGGTGTTCCGGCTCCGGTACGCCTACGCGCCGTTCCTGCAACGCCTGACCCTCGGCGTCGTACCGGCCAAGGCGCTGACCGGCCAGGACGTCAACAAGGCGGAGTTCAACCGCAGGCCGGTGGGCACCGGCCCGTACCAGGTGGAGTCCTGGACCCCCGGCGACCGGCTGGTGCTCACGGCCAACGACCGGTACTTCGCCGGCAAGCCGACCAACCGCCGGCTGGTGGTGGCGTTCGTCGCCGACGACAACATCCGCGCCCAGCGGATGCGGGCCGGCGAGTTCGATGCCGCCGAACTAGCCCCGAAACTCGCCAGTGGCTTCGACAGCGTCGCCGGCTACCGGGTGGAGCGGGTGCCGACGGCCGACTACCGGGGCGTGATGCTGCCGATGGGCAACCCGGTCACCGCCGACCCGGCGATCCGCCGCGCACTCAACCTCGCCGTCGACCGGACCGCGATGGTCAACGGCGTCCTCGGCGGCGCGGGCGAGCCGGGGTACGGGCCGGTCCCGCCCAGCTCCGAGTTTGTCGAGCCCGCCGTCGCGGGCAAGCCGACGGCCGACCCGGCCGCCGCGACCGCACTGCTGGACGGGGCAGGATGGATACCCGGAGCGGGCGGCACGCGGGTCAGGGACGGCCGGCCGGCCCGGTTCACCCTGATGTACCCGGCCAGCGACAGCCTGCGCAAGGAACTCGCGCTGGCGGTGACCGCCGACGCCAAGAAGATCGGCATCGAGATCACTCCCGAGGGCCTGACCTGGGACGCGATCGACCCCCGACTCAACACGGATCCGCTGATCATGGGCTACGGCACCCCGTACGACCCGGACTTCGTCTCCTACAAGCTGTTCGGGTCGCGGTTCGCCGGGCAGGGCTACTTCAACCCGGGCCACTACACGTCGACGGTCGTGGACCAGGCGTTGCAGGAGGGCCGGGACCAGGCAGACCCGGGCCGGCGCAAGGCCGCGTACTCGACGTTCCAGAAGCAGCTCGCCACGGACGTGCCGTGGGTCTACCTCACCTATCTGAAGCACACCTACGTGCTGCGGGACTCGATCGACGGCGTGACGCCCCGGGTCGAGGCGCACGAGCACGACGTGGCGAACAGCCTCTGGTGGAACATCCACACCTGGACCCGCAGGTGA
- a CDS encoding SgcJ/EcaC family oxidoreductase, translating into MQQTVEAISAIPARMNEAWNRGDATAFFADFADDAEFADFEGTIYRGREQMIATHQPLFDTVLKGSRLLHGEVPFARIIGSSCGVVHHRVGIAMPGEEEPPPSRYSMQLFVMGWQDDHWEVVALQNSRLISLEAVAALESANS; encoded by the coding sequence ATGCAGCAGACGGTCGAGGCGATCAGCGCCATCCCGGCCCGGATGAACGAGGCCTGGAACCGTGGTGACGCCACCGCCTTCTTCGCCGACTTCGCGGACGACGCTGAGTTCGCGGACTTCGAGGGAACCATTTACCGGGGACGCGAGCAGATGATCGCCACCCATCAACCCCTCTTCGACACGGTGCTGAAGGGGTCTCGGCTACTGCACGGCGAGGTGCCGTTCGCCCGGATCATCGGGTCGAGCTGCGGCGTCGTACACCACCGTGTCGGGATCGCGATGCCAGGCGAAGAGGAGCCGCCGCCGAGCCGTTACTCCATGCAACTGTTCGTCATGGGCTGGCAGGACGACCACTGGGAGGTTGTCGCCCTGCAGAACTCACGGCTGATCTCGCTGGAGGCCGTGGCGGCCTTGGAATCAGCCAATTCTTAA
- a CDS encoding MmyB family transcriptional regulator translates to MDAQRPARAGVLLRQWRQRRRLSQLDLALLADTSARHLSCLETGRARPSRTMVLRLSAALDVPLRDRNTMLLAADYAPEYRESSLDDDTMTSIRAALDTMLAAHEPFPAVVVDRCWNVLAGNRAMAILMNGIPPNLLEPQPNVFRLALHPDGLAGRLANLGQVRALFLERLLRQVNATGDADLRSLYEEVCRYPVPAGEITDGDDNLGHPPSPIQVPLRIRTPQGELSMFSTMATFGAPADVTLSELAIELFYPLDDFTRDALRAFAVCRPVT, encoded by the coding sequence ATGGATGCGCAGCGGCCGGCCCGGGCGGGTGTCCTGCTACGCCAATGGCGGCAGCGTCGCCGGCTCAGCCAGCTCGACCTCGCCCTTCTGGCGGACACCTCCGCGCGTCACCTCTCCTGCCTGGAGACCGGGCGCGCCCGCCCGAGCCGGACGATGGTGCTGCGCCTGTCTGCCGCCCTCGATGTCCCCCTGCGCGACCGCAACACCATGCTGCTGGCCGCCGACTACGCACCGGAGTACCGAGAGAGCAGCCTGGACGACGACACCATGACGTCGATCCGCGCAGCCCTCGACACCATGCTGGCGGCGCACGAGCCGTTTCCGGCCGTCGTCGTCGATCGCTGCTGGAACGTACTGGCCGGCAACCGGGCCATGGCCATCCTGATGAACGGCATACCACCGAACCTGCTCGAGCCACAGCCCAACGTGTTTCGCCTGGCCCTGCACCCCGACGGGCTGGCTGGCCGGTTGGCCAACCTCGGCCAGGTCCGAGCGCTCTTCCTCGAACGCCTGCTCCGCCAGGTCAACGCCACCGGCGACGCCGATCTGCGCTCGCTGTACGAGGAGGTGTGTCGGTATCCGGTGCCCGCAGGCGAAATCACGGATGGGGACGACAACCTCGGACACCCGCCGAGCCCGATCCAGGTGCCATTGAGGATTCGTACCCCACAGGGCGAACTGTCGATGTTCAGCACCATGGCCACGTTCGGCGCTCCGGCCGACGTGACGCTGTCGGAGCTGGCGATCGAGTTGTTCTATCCCCTCGATGACTTCACAAGGGACGCTCTTCGGGCGTTCGCAGTTTGCCGGCCGGTTACGTAG
- a CDS encoding alpha/beta fold hydrolase, translated as MPELELSAGTIDYQDTGGEGPVVVLLHGVAMDGSLWRHVVAGLRDDYRCVVPTLPLGGHRRPMHPDADLSILGVARLVDEFLERLDLSDVTRVLNDWGGAQSLVADGRTARIGRLVITSCEAFDNYPPGLPGSNLVTSARLPGGLALAFNLLRLKPMRRLPVTWGWMTKRPVPSEIMDAWFRPVVTSAEVRRDLRKYVLSTPPKAELLAWSEALRTFDRPALVAWAAEDRVMPPSHGRRLAELLPQAKLVEIADSYTLIPEDQPAVLTAHLRDFLGDRRCFPD; from the coding sequence ATGCCCGAGCTGGAACTCTCCGCGGGGACCATCGACTACCAGGACACCGGCGGTGAGGGCCCCGTGGTCGTCCTGCTGCACGGCGTCGCCATGGACGGCTCGCTCTGGCGCCACGTCGTCGCCGGGCTCCGGGACGACTACCGCTGCGTCGTCCCCACCCTTCCGCTCGGCGGCCACCGCCGGCCGATGCACCCGGATGCCGACCTGTCGATCCTCGGCGTCGCCCGGCTGGTGGACGAGTTTCTCGAACGGCTTGACCTGAGCGACGTCACGCGGGTGCTCAACGACTGGGGTGGCGCACAGAGCCTGGTCGCGGACGGCCGTACGGCCCGCATCGGCCGGCTCGTCATCACCTCCTGCGAGGCCTTCGACAACTACCCACCCGGCCTGCCCGGCAGCAACCTGGTCACCTCCGCCAGGCTGCCCGGCGGCCTGGCCCTGGCCTTCAACCTGCTCCGCCTCAAGCCCATGCGCCGACTTCCGGTGACCTGGGGCTGGATGACCAAGCGGCCAGTGCCATCCGAGATCATGGACGCTTGGTTCCGGCCCGTGGTCACCTCCGCCGAGGTACGCCGCGACCTGCGCAAATACGTCCTCAGCACCCCGCCGAAGGCCGAGCTGCTCGCCTGGTCCGAGGCACTTCGGACCTTCGACCGCCCCGCCCTTGTCGCCTGGGCCGCCGAGGACCGCGTGATGCCTCCCTCCCACGGCCGCCGCCTGGCCGAGCTATTGCCGCAGGCCAAGCTCGTCGAGATCGCCGACAGCTACACCCTCATCCCTGAAGACCAGCCCGCCGTCCTCACCGCCCACCTGCGGGACTTCCTCGGCGACCGCAGGTGCTTCCCTGACTGA
- a CDS encoding NAD(P)-dependent oxidoreductase → MRLTVFGATGGTGRLLVRQALAAGHEVTAVVRKPTVPAIDHPSLEIVVADVFDPASLTAALTGSVAALSALGPHGRNDTTRVCSAATGSILEAMDRSGVRRVVAVSAQPVLRGGAGEPLWFRTTVRPLIRAVYRNVYADLERMERVLAASAADWTVLRPPYLTDRPATGRYRSAIEASVPNGSMARADLAQAMLDIVNDPATVRHAIGVGPAK, encoded by the coding sequence GTGAGACTGACCGTGTTCGGCGCCACCGGCGGCACCGGCCGACTGCTGGTGCGACAGGCACTGGCGGCCGGACACGAGGTCACGGCCGTCGTGCGAAAGCCGACCGTGCCCGCGATCGACCACCCGTCCCTGGAGATCGTCGTTGCGGACGTCTTCGACCCTGCGTCCCTCACGGCGGCCCTGACCGGCAGCGTCGCCGCCCTGTCGGCGCTGGGTCCGCACGGGCGGAACGACACCACGCGGGTGTGTTCGGCCGCGACCGGAAGCATCCTGGAAGCGATGGACCGCTCCGGTGTGCGTCGGGTGGTCGCCGTTAGCGCCCAACCGGTGCTGCGAGGTGGCGCGGGCGAGCCGCTGTGGTTCCGTACAACGGTCAGGCCGCTCATCCGGGCGGTGTACCGCAACGTCTATGCCGACCTGGAGCGGATGGAACGGGTACTGGCCGCGAGCGCGGCGGACTGGACCGTGTTGCGGCCTCCGTACCTGACCGACCGGCCGGCGACCGGTCGATATCGCAGCGCTATCGAGGCCAGCGTGCCCAACGGCAGCATGGCGCGGGCAGACCTGGCCCAGGCGATGCTCGACATCGTGAACGACCCGGCGACCGTCCGGCATGCCATCGGGGTCGGCCCCGCCAAATAA
- a CDS encoding carboxylesterase/lipase family protein, whose amino-acid sequence MNLIATTRAGKVRGRPTASGMAFLGIPYAAAPFGPNRMRPPQPVAPWEGIRSATEYGPTVPKGRYPAPYRPFFPEITDPGPECLNLNVWTPDPAAGGLPVLVWIHGGSFTNGSGSVGEYDGSAFAAAGVVCVTINYRLAAEGFLYLRDGHPNLGLLDQMAALLWVQDNITAFGGDPSRVTVAGGSAGAISAVTLMSMPAAKGLFSRVIAQSGAAANTLTIAQGLLVAGHLADALGVEPTRTAIENVPLQTLVAAASDLVTEVQTAPDPAKWGAIAVSQLAFAPVVDGDVLVDTPLESLRRGTAADVPLLIGSNRDEARLFLVAPGLWDHIDADAVAATAARYGLTSAQAAAYRANRPEASHAEILSAIATDWTFGIPVVRVAEARREATWVYRFDHPEPAANNGLGACHGIDLPYIFDTIDRPDVRPRIGDTPSRAVAETMHGLWVSFITGNAPGWAPYRIADRAVALITSQIEEVTDPAADERQIWEGIR is encoded by the coding sequence ATGAACCTCATCGCAACGACACGGGCCGGCAAGGTGCGCGGTCGGCCGACGGCCTCCGGCATGGCCTTCTTGGGAATCCCGTACGCGGCGGCGCCGTTCGGGCCGAACCGGATGCGGCCGCCGCAGCCCGTCGCCCCGTGGGAGGGCATCCGGTCTGCCACCGAGTACGGGCCGACTGTCCCCAAGGGACGCTATCCGGCGCCGTATCGCCCGTTCTTTCCCGAGATCACGGATCCGGGCCCGGAGTGCCTGAATCTGAACGTGTGGACGCCCGACCCTGCTGCCGGCGGGCTGCCGGTGCTGGTCTGGATACACGGTGGTTCCTTCACCAACGGCTCCGGATCGGTCGGTGAGTACGACGGCAGCGCCTTCGCCGCAGCCGGGGTCGTCTGCGTGACGATCAACTACCGGTTGGCCGCCGAGGGTTTCCTGTACCTGCGAGACGGACACCCCAACCTGGGGCTGCTCGACCAGATGGCGGCCCTGCTCTGGGTACAGGACAACATCACCGCCTTCGGTGGGGATCCCAGCCGGGTCACCGTGGCGGGCGGATCTGCGGGCGCGATCAGCGCCGTCACGCTGATGTCGATGCCTGCGGCCAAGGGCCTGTTCAGCCGCGTGATCGCGCAGAGCGGCGCGGCCGCCAACACGCTCACCATCGCGCAAGGGCTGCTGGTCGCCGGTCACCTCGCCGATGCGCTCGGCGTGGAACCCACCCGTACGGCCATCGAGAACGTTCCCCTGCAAACGCTGGTCGCTGCCGCTTCAGACCTGGTCACCGAGGTCCAGACCGCCCCCGATCCCGCGAAGTGGGGCGCGATCGCGGTGAGCCAACTGGCGTTCGCGCCGGTCGTCGACGGCGATGTGCTCGTGGACACCCCGTTGGAGTCCCTTCGGCGTGGTACGGCCGCGGACGTGCCGCTGCTTATCGGCTCCAATCGTGACGAGGCACGGCTCTTCCTGGTCGCCCCCGGCCTCTGGGACCATATCGACGCCGACGCGGTGGCGGCGACCGCAGCGAGGTACGGCCTGACATCCGCTCAAGCGGCGGCCTACCGAGCCAACCGGCCGGAGGCGAGCCACGCAGAAATCCTCTCGGCCATCGCCACCGACTGGACCTTCGGCATTCCGGTCGTACGAGTCGCCGAAGCTCGGCGGGAGGCCACCTGGGTCTACCGTTTCGACCACCCGGAGCCCGCCGCGAACAACGGGCTCGGCGCCTGCCACGGCATCGATCTTCCGTACATCTTCGACACCATCGACAGGCCGGACGTCCGCCCACGCATCGGCGACACTCCATCACGAGCGGTGGCCGAGACCATGCATGGCCTCTGGGTCTCTTTCATAACCGGCAACGCACCAGGCTGGGCCCCCTACCGCATCGCCGACCGAGCTGTCGCGCTGATCACCAGCCAGATCGAAGAGGTGACCGACCCCGCCGCGGACGAGAGGCAAATCTGGGAGGGCATTCGGTGA
- a CDS encoding ABC transporter permease: protein MTERPNPTQASEHPATNRRRSRLAGAGTVVRRRLAVAVPVLVATSIGMFALGAASPVDPAKQYAGAAAFTTTEENLAQIRANWGVDDPLPVQYLRWIGNLLRGDLGWSTSRHEPVASVIAARAGWTLLLVSAALAVVLVASLLLGALAAYRRGGLFDRGLRAAAYAVESMPVFWLSLAAIAVFALALGWLPAGGLTDVTATSTSWTDVAHHLILPIGVLAVSQAPWFVLFVRDAVADSLRDDHVLAARARGLPGRTVLFGHALRTALLPFLTLIGTHLPELVGGAVLVETVFSLPGLGAVTVQAALGSDFPLLAAITLLTTAVVLTANLAADLGYAAADPRVRLND from the coding sequence GTGACAGAGCGACCGAACCCAACCCAGGCGTCCGAACACCCGGCCACGAACCGCCGCCGGAGCCGGCTGGCGGGCGCGGGGACGGTGGTCCGGCGCCGGCTGGCGGTCGCCGTGCCGGTGCTCGTCGCCACCAGCATCGGGATGTTCGCCCTCGGTGCGGCCTCCCCGGTCGACCCGGCGAAGCAGTACGCCGGCGCGGCGGCGTTCACCACCACCGAGGAGAACCTGGCGCAGATCCGGGCCAACTGGGGCGTTGACGACCCGCTGCCGGTGCAGTACCTGCGCTGGATCGGCAACCTGCTCCGTGGTGACCTGGGCTGGTCGACCAGCCGGCACGAACCGGTCGCGTCGGTGATCGCCGCCCGTGCCGGCTGGACACTGCTACTGGTCAGCGCCGCGCTCGCCGTCGTCCTGGTGGCGAGCCTGCTGCTCGGGGCGCTGGCCGCGTACCGGCGCGGGGGGCTCTTCGACCGAGGGCTGCGGGCGGCGGCGTACGCGGTCGAATCGATGCCGGTGTTCTGGCTCAGCCTGGCCGCGATCGCCGTGTTCGCCCTGGCGCTGGGCTGGCTGCCTGCCGGCGGGCTGACCGACGTGACCGCCACCAGCACCTCGTGGACCGACGTGGCGCACCACCTGATTCTGCCGATCGGCGTCCTCGCGGTGTCCCAGGCTCCGTGGTTCGTCCTCTTCGTCCGGGACGCGGTCGCCGACAGTCTCCGCGACGACCACGTACTCGCCGCCCGGGCCCGGGGGCTGCCCGGCCGGACGGTGCTGTTCGGGCACGCGTTGCGTACCGCGCTGCTGCCCTTCCTCACCCTGATCGGCACCCACCTGCCCGAACTCGTCGGCGGGGCGGTGCTGGTCGAGACCGTCTTCTCCCTACCCGGACTGGGCGCGGTCACCGTGCAGGCCGCACTGGGCAGCGACTTCCCGCTGCTGGCCGCGATCACCCTGCTCACCACGGCGGTAGTACTGACCGCGAACCTCGCCGCCGACCTCGGCTACGCCGCCGCCGACCCCCGGGTACGCCTCAATGACTGA
- a CDS encoding ABC transporter permease translates to MTDLTRPRPAALWRIRLRLRPGQTGSVVAGTVLVATIAACLLAPLLWPLDQSAVALDQTRLPPSWAHPAGTDDLGRDVAHRALYGLRVSLLVGAVAALVATVIGGIVGGIAGTIGGRLDRALMRIVDTVAALPHLLLGIFIVAMLRPSLGAVIASIGLTHWLSTARIVRSELLSLRTRPFIDAAITGGASRVRVLTRHLLPHVLPRLALATTLMIPHAVWHETALSFLGLGLPPHLASLGNMINDAQGSLLTGAWWASLAPGLAIVVVTLSIAVLAARWRDRLDPRVRAELHL, encoded by the coding sequence ATGACTGACCTGACCCGCCCCCGACCCGCCGCCCTGTGGCGGATCCGTCTGCGGCTACGCCCCGGGCAGACTGGTTCCGTCGTCGCCGGCACCGTGCTGGTGGCAACGATCGCCGCCTGCCTGCTCGCGCCGCTGCTCTGGCCGCTGGACCAGAGCGCCGTCGCCCTCGACCAGACCCGACTGCCCCCGTCGTGGGCACATCCGGCCGGCACCGACGACCTCGGCCGGGACGTCGCCCACCGGGCCCTCTACGGGCTGCGGGTCTCGCTGCTCGTCGGCGCGGTCGCGGCGCTGGTCGCCACCGTCATCGGCGGCATCGTGGGCGGGATCGCCGGCACGATCGGTGGCCGACTCGACCGGGCCCTGATGCGGATCGTGGACACCGTCGCCGCCCTGCCACACCTGCTGCTGGGCATCTTCATCGTCGCCATGCTGCGCCCCAGCCTCGGGGCCGTCATCGCCTCGATCGGGCTCACCCACTGGCTCTCCACCGCCCGCATCGTCCGGTCCGAGCTGCTGAGCCTGCGTACCCGGCCGTTCATCGACGCGGCCATCACCGGCGGTGCGAGCCGGGTCCGGGTACTGACCCGGCACCTGCTGCCACACGTACTGCCCCGACTGGCCCTGGCCACCACGCTGATGATCCCGCACGCCGTCTGGCACGAGACCGCGCTCTCTTTCCTCGGGCTGGGCCTGCCACCGCACCTCGCCTCGCTCGGAAACATGATCAACGACGCCCAGGGGTCACTGCTCACCGGCGCGTGGTGGGCCAGCCTCGCCCCCGGGTTGGCCATCGTCGTGGTCACCCTGTCGATCGCCGTCCTCGCGGCCCGCTGGCGGGACCGGCTCGACCCCCGCGTCCGAGCGGAGCTGCACCTGTGA
- a CDS encoding histidine kinase dimerization/phosphoacceptor domain-containing protein, with amino-acid sequence MERTRTRLAETAVAEDRQRIARDLHDLVGHSFSVVLLHLSGARMLLTSSPTEVAEAAAALRQAELVGRKGMDELRQALMLMHQGSSSLAPLDPDELEHLLGTYRDAGMRIDLDVAGDMEGVSAAPRTVLVGSLFKKLGARDRAAAIVFAYDAGLVKPGG; translated from the coding sequence TTGGAACGTACCCGCACCAGGCTGGCCGAGACCGCCGTGGCCGAGGACCGGCAACGCATCGCCCGGGACCTGCACGACCTGGTGGGGCACAGCTTCAGCGTCGTCCTGCTCCACCTCTCCGGGGCGCGGATGCTCCTCACCTCCTCGCCGACGGAGGTCGCCGAGGCCGCGGCGGCCCTGCGGCAGGCGGAACTCGTGGGTCGCAAGGGCATGGACGAGCTGCGCCAGGCCCTGATGCTCATGCACCAGGGCTCTTCCTCGCTCGCCCCACTCGATCCGGACGAACTCGAACATCTGCTGGGCACGTACCGCGACGCCGGGATGCGGATCGATCTCGACGTCGCCGGGGACATGGAGGGCGTGTCGGCGGCACCCCGTACCGTCCTCGTCGGCTCCCTCTTCAAAAAACTCGGCGCCCGCGACCGGGCCGCGGCCATCGTCTTCGCCTACGACGCAGGACTCGTCAAACCAGGGGGATGA